The region CATGAGGTTGTGTCATGGATGTAAGATTCGTTAAGGGGCAGGCGCTCGGTAACGACTATTTCGTGATGGACGCGGCGGAGCTGCCGGTGGCGCTGACGCCGGAGCGTGCGGTGCTGTTGTGCGACCGGCATCGCGGGCCGGGCTCCGACGGCGTTCTGCTGGCGGACCTGAGTGCGGACCCGGTACACCTCCGCATCATCAATCCGGACGGCACGAATGCCGAGAAAAGCGGCAACGGTCTGCGCATCTTCGGCGCGTACATGTACGGCCGCGGTCTGGCAAAGCTGAACGAGTGGTTCGAGGTGCGGCTGGCGCGGGATGTCGTATCCATGCGTGTCGAGGAGGAGCTGGAGGCCGGTGCCGTGCTGATCCGCGTTCGGATGGGGCCCGCGACGTTCGAGGGTGCGGAAGTCGGGTTCGTGCCGGAGACGGGGGAGGTGCTGGAATACGAGCTGAGCCTGCCCGGCGGCGGCAGTGCGTCGATCAATACCGTCTCGCTGGGCAATCCGCATTGCGTAGTGTTCGTGGATGAGCTCAGGCGCAGTGACTTTCTCGAGCGTGCGCCGCAGCTCTGCACGCACCCGTCGTTCTCTGCGGGAACCAACGTGCAGTTCGCGCGCGTGATCGGTCCGCGGGAGCTGGAAGCGTGGATCTGGGAGCGCGGCGCCAACGAGACGCTGGCGTCGGGCTCGAGCGCGTGCGCGGTCGCGTCCGCCGCGGTACGCCGTGGCTTCGTTCAGCCCGGCCAGTTCGTGGTGCAGATGATGGGCGGCAGCGTCGAGGTCACGGTGTCGGACAGCTACGACGTGGAGCTGCTCGGTCCCGCGCAGATCGTGTACGAGGGCCGGCTGCTCGAGGCCGTCGCGGCGGCGTGGTGAGCGGGACGCGCGCCGTCGCTCTGCTCGCGCGGGCGGAAACGGACTACCGGCTGCGGTTCGACCCGCAGGGCTGACGCGCGCGAAGCGGCGGCGCGGTCGTGCGAGACCCTAGGTCCGGACTCTCGCGATCAGCCATATGGCCGCGATCGCGAACAGCGCGTTCGGCGCCCACGCCGCGAGGTCCGGGTGCATCCAGCCTGCGGCGCCGGCGGCTCCGGTCACGCGGAAGAGCACCATGTAGAACACGGTGATGCCGAGCGAGATGCCGATGCCGTAGGCAGCGCCGCCGCGTGCGGAGCTGTTGGCGAGCGGTGCGCCGAACAGGATGATGACCATGGTCGCCATCGGGATCGCGATCTTCTGCGCGCGGTCCACCTTCATCTCGCGCGGCTTGGTGCCGGAGCGCTCGACCATCTCGATGAAGCGGCCCAGCTCGGCGTAGCGCATCTCCTCCGGCTCTTTCGGCCGGGCCATGAGCTGCTCGGGCGTCTCCGTGAGCGCGGCCATCTGGAGGGAGCGGAAACTGAACGCACTCTCCCGGCCGTTCTCGTCGAAGCTGCGGTAGACACCGGTGTGGAGCGTCCAGCCGGAGATGCTGTCCCAGCGGGCGTCCCGGGCGGAGATGCGGAGCACCGGCTTGCCGGCCTCGGCGCGCTCCACGGTGACGCCGGTCATGGACGGCACATCGATGTTGAGCGCGCGGATCGTGTAGATGTGGCCGTCCGGGCCCGTGTAGACGAAGTCGTGGCGTGTGACATCGGGCATGCGCTCGACTTCCTGGAGCACCTCCTTCTTCGCGCGCGTACCGATCGGTACGATCTCACTGAGCAGCAGCGCGACGGCGGTGAGGACGATACCGAGCGGCAGCAGTACGCGGAGGGCGCGGAAGAAGCTGATGCCGCCGGCCTTTGCGGCAGTCATCTCGGAGTGGCGCGTCATCCCGTTGACCGTGAATACCGTCGCGATCAGGGCAGCGACGGGGAACGACCACGAGATGAACAGCGGCAGCTGATAGAGATAGCCGAGTGCCACGCTCGTGAGCGGCAGATCCTGCCGCGCGTAGACATCGATCTTTTCCGTCCAGTCCCCGAGCACGAAGAGCAGCGGCGCGCACAGGGCGAACAGCAGGAACAGCCGCATGAACTCGCGGGCCACATAGCGATCGAGGGTGCTCATGCGGTCACGATCCGATCGGCTCCAGCGTGAGCACGCGCGTCGCTCGGTGCGTTGAACGTCGTCATGCGGCGTCCGCAACGTCCGTGGTCCGGCGCCGGCGCAGGAACGCGCCGGTGAATATCCCGCGAATGCCGACCCAGATGTCTTCAAGTCCGCCGCCGCGGGATGTTGCGGTCTCGCGGCCGATGCGCGAGAGGGCCCAGACGGCGACCGCGCCGAACAGCAGGTTGGGCGCCCAGGGTCCCCAGAACGGTGCGATCGTGCCGCGGTCCGCGAGCTTCTCGCCGCCGATCAGCGACATGTAGTAGATGCCGAAGATCGCGAGCGACGCGGCGATCACCATGCCGACGCCGCCGCGCGGAAAGCGCACGGCCAGAGGCGCGCCGAGCAAGACGAAGATGATGCAGGCGAACGGGATCGCGAACTTCTTGTGGATCTCGACGCGGTACTGCGCGATGCGGTCCTTCAGCGTCTGCACGTTGTTGGCAATGCGCTGTGCGGCCAGTGCGGTGGTGTACGCCACCTCGTCGCCGCTCCTCAGCTCGCGGCGGCCCATCAGGTCGTAGCGCGCCTCCATTCCGCCGGCCGAGGGCG is a window of Longimicrobiales bacterium DNA encoding:
- the dapF gene encoding diaminopimelate epimerase; translation: MDVRFVKGQALGNDYFVMDAAELPVALTPERAVLLCDRHRGPGSDGVLLADLSADPVHLRIINPDGTNAEKSGNGLRIFGAYMYGRGLAKLNEWFEVRLARDVVSMRVEEELEAGAVLIRVRMGPATFEGAEVGFVPETGEVLEYELSLPGGGSASINTVSLGNPHCVVFVDELRRSDFLERAPQLCTHPSFSAGTNVQFARVIGPRELEAWIWERGANETLASGSSACAVASAAVRRGFVQPGQFVVQMMGGSVEVTVSDSYDVELLGPAQIVYEGRLLEAVAAAW
- a CDS encoding LptF/LptG family permease; amino-acid sequence: MSTLDRYVAREFMRLFLLFALCAPLLFVLGDWTEKIDVYARQDLPLTSVALGYLYQLPLFISWSFPVAALIATVFTVNGMTRHSEMTAAKAGGISFFRALRVLLPLGIVLTAVALLLSEIVPIGTRAKKEVLQEVERMPDVTRHDFVYTGPDGHIYTIRALNIDVPSMTGVTVERAEAGKPVLRISARDARWDSISGWTLHTGVYRSFDENGRESAFSFRSLQMAALTETPEQLMARPKEPEEMRYAELGRFIEMVERSGTKPREMKVDRAQKIAIPMATMVIILFGAPLANSSARGGAAYGIGISLGITVFYMVLFRVTGAAGAAGWMHPDLAAWAPNALFAIAAIWLIARVRT